One Armatimonadota bacterium DNA window includes the following coding sequences:
- the tatC gene encoding twin-arginine translocase subunit TatC, with translation MPAAPHLDDEAMNFSPSPDDRRATFVEHLDELRRRIINSLFAVVVAAALGFIIEPTVYKFLAEPLLKQLPEGSKLVIRSAPEAFFLKFKISLIIGLIIAIPFVTMQLWGFLSPGLTPSERRAMRFVAPFSVFLFLFGAGMGYFTLPAAFKWFLTFLDDFAGAELYQDVAMLAMFVVKFMLAFGLGFQLPVVMMFLAKIGLATPEFMWRNWRQALVIIAFMGALLTPSGDAFSMVAIALPMGLLYFVSIGLVSRIHRQRMKRQQLQK, from the coding sequence ATGCCAGCCGCGCCCCACTTAGACGACGAGGCAATGAACTTTTCGCCGAGTCCCGACGACCGTCGCGCCACGTTTGTCGAGCACTTGGACGAACTCCGACGCCGAATCATCAACTCGCTGTTCGCCGTTGTCGTGGCCGCCGCTCTGGGGTTCATCATCGAGCCGACCGTTTACAAGTTTCTAGCCGAACCTTTGTTAAAGCAACTGCCCGAAGGCTCTAAGCTCGTGATTCGTTCTGCGCCCGAAGCCTTTTTCCTTAAGTTCAAGATATCGCTGATCATAGGATTGATCATCGCGATTCCGTTTGTTACGATGCAGCTTTGGGGCTTCTTGTCCCCCGGCTTGACGCCGTCGGAGCGGCGGGCGATGCGATTTGTCGCGCCGTTTAGCGTGTTCCTTTTCCTTTTCGGCGCCGGTATGGGCTACTTCACCCTGCCGGCCGCCTTTAAGTGGTTTCTCACGTTTTTGGACGATTTCGCAGGCGCCGAGCTCTATCAAGACGTGGCGATGCTGGCGATGTTCGTAGTCAAGTTCATGCTGGCCTTCGGCCTAGGCTTTCAGCTTCCAGTCGTGATGATGTTCTTGGCCAAGATCGGGCTGGCCACGCCAGAGTTCATGTGGCGCAATTGGCGGCAAGCATTGGTGATCATCGCCTTCATGGGCGCGCTGCTCACTCCGAGCGGCGATGCTTTCTCGATGGTCGCGATCGCCTTGCCTATGGGCTTGCTCTACTTTGTCAGCATCGGGCTTGTTTCCAGGATCCATCGCCAAAGGATGAAGCGCCAACAGCTCCAGAAGTAG